One window from the genome of Acidimicrobiales bacterium encodes:
- a CDS encoding CoA transferase — protein MTTDRPLLDGITVLDLASVGPAVRASRWLADWGADVIKVGPVPRDADVHITPPAYAYSAHRGMRRVLLDLKSDGGRSAFLRLTAEADVVIESFRPGVVDRLGIGYEALRAANPGIVLCSTSGFGQTGPRAHWAGHDLNYLAVGGYLHCSGRTADGGPALPGATVADSAGGGLHAVAAICAALTARGTTG, from the coding sequence ATGACCACCGATCGCCCTCTCCTCGACGGAATCACCGTGCTTGACCTCGCCTCGGTGGGGCCCGCAGTGCGCGCCTCCCGGTGGCTGGCCGACTGGGGTGCAGACGTCATCAAGGTGGGTCCAGTGCCCCGCGACGCCGATGTGCACATCACCCCGCCGGCCTACGCATACAGCGCCCACCGGGGGATGCGTCGCGTCCTCCTGGACCTCAAATCCGATGGTGGACGGAGTGCCTTCCTACGGCTGACCGCCGAAGCCGACGTAGTCATTGAGAGTTTTCGACCGGGCGTCGTGGACCGCCTCGGCATCGGCTACGAGGCGCTGCGGGCCGCCAACCCGGGCATCGTGCTGTGCTCGACCTCCGGCTTCGGCCAGACGGGCCCCCGGGCCCACTGGGCGGGCCACGACCTCAACTACCTGGCCGTCGGGGGCTACCTCCACTGCTCGGGCCGGACAGCCGACGGCGGGCCGGCTCTGCCCGGTGCCACGGTGGCCGACAGCGCCGGCGGCGGGCTGCACGCGGTCGCTGCCATCTGCGCCGCCCTCACCGCCCGGGGAACCACCGGCGA